A window of Rhododendron vialii isolate Sample 1 chromosome 11a, ASM3025357v1 genomic DNA:
AGATCGAAGGGCCGAACAACGACGCCAGGAACCgacaaaatagagaaaaatctGTCGACGGCCCACACCGAGCAGAAGATTTGCGCAAAAAACTTCGACACAGAGCCCGCGAGAAATCACCTGGCAAAGAATACAAAAGAACGAAGACAGAAGGGCACGACAAGCCGCCGCGCCCAGGCTTTGAGGGGCAGTTAAAAGACCTCGGTGTCTCCCCCTTCACATCCCATATAATCAACACGATTGCCGAACCCAACTTTCACTTGCCAAAGTTTACAAAGTTCGATGCAGCCACCTGCGAAGCATACACCCACCTAATTCACTTTCGTCAAACCATTGAGCTGTGCACCACAAAAgacaaaatcaaatgcaaagcattcccatccagcctcggctcccttggactccagtgaTTCAACAAATTGCTCGCTGGATCCATATGGAATTTGGCCGACCTTGAATGCGCCTTCAACACTCGTTTCATCACAAGCAATAGGACGGCAAAGGAGCCTGAATCCCTGTCTCAAATGAGGAAGCTCTCGGGCGAAACACTCAGACAATACGCCGAACACTACTGGCAACTCTTCAATGAAATTCCAGGGATCGACGAGTACTGGTTCGCATGTACCTTCAAAAATGGATTGGAGTCTGGTAGCAAAATCCTGGACGAACTGGCCATACGCCCTCCACATGGCATGGGAGAGCTGATGCGCATAGTGGAGCAATTCTGCGCCCTTGAAGAATTTTACGTAGACCGAGCGGCACAAGGAATTCCGAACTCAACTACCCCCTTGGCAATGGTTACCCCTCAGCTGCCAGCACTAGTTATAACCCATCAATCCCAGCAAAAGAAAcacgtcaacaacatcaaggaaggaaggaaagaaagaaacgacCACCAAAAGTTCACGACTACGTAGCTGAGACCACgtacttcaaagaacccatctggtctTTCCTAAAGGAgataatgaggcaaccatggttcaaGTGGCCAACGGGAAAGCTCGGCACAGACACTGGCCAAGAAGATCAGAACCCAAGGAAAAAGTACTCTTATCACAACGAGCTCGGTCACTACACAACGGCATGCGCACCGTACAAAGCACTATTGGAGTGTCTGGCGGcccaaggccatctcgatcagTACATCGATCGAACCAAAACACCCACCCGTCAACCTGCTGGAAATCCCAACCCAAATGAGCCGCGACCGACGATACACGTTATTCATGGCCCCATGACAAAGGAATCTGAAACAAACCTTCGTGCCGACCTCAATCGCACCTCCACTTCCAAGCAAGTACTTGCGGTAGAACCTGGATCCAAATGTCCACGTCCACTAGAATAACCCAAATGGACAATAACTTTTACCGAGCGCGATCTCGAGCGTGTGCAAACCCCACACTCCGATGCCCTCGTCGTAACTATCCAAATTGGAGTCCATGATGTCAAGCGCGTTCTAATCAATCAAGGAACCTTGGCggaggtcatgtactatgaATTGTTCAAAAAGCTTGATCTCCCAGAGTCAGCTTTGCAACCCGCCGAAGTACCCCTCATCGGATTCAACGGAGCACCTATCTGGCCACTTGGTCAAATCTTCCTGCCAGTCGTCGTCGGCTCGAAAACATTGAgcgtcgaattcatcgtcgtcaacgtaccaggcccatacaacgcaattcTTGGTCGAACTTGGCTGCACAGCATGCAAGCAATCGTTTCAACCTACCACCTGGTCGTTCGCTTCATCAGCACCAATCTGAGAGAGGAAGATCTGCGAGGCGACCAAATAGCCTCGAAAAAATGCTACATCTCAGCCGTCCACAACTCCACCAAAGCCAAGCAAGTGCAATGGGTCGAAGTTCCAGACATTGCCGTGATTGATGACGTCGGCCAGAGAGCTGAAGACAAAGCAGAAgaggacctcgtccaaatgcccatcaacgaggatggctcccgattcttcttACTCAGCTTTTCCATCAGTGAAGCcgaccgcgaagaaatgttccaatacctcaagCAAAACATAGAAGTTTTTACTTGGACCCCTAACGAAATGCCAGGGGTCGACCCCAATTTTATCAGTCACtctctcaacatcaagaaaaaTGCCAAGCATGTCATCTAGAAGTCGCGGCgttctgcagccgaacacgccgacgccATCGTTGAAGAAGTCAAACGTTTGCTGGAAGCcaacgccatccaagaagtacaatacccaacaTGGTTGTCCAACACAGTGgtcgttaagaagaaaaatggaaaatggcgagtttgcatggattataccaatctcaacgatgcttgtccaaaggattggttcccactccccaagattgatcaacttgtggatgCAACGGCAGGGCATGCTCGGTTAAGCTTCCtagacgcctaccgtggctaccaccaaattgccatggacccggATGACATGAAAAAAATTGCTTTTATCacaccatatggcatcttttgctatcgagtcatgccctttgggctcaaGAATTCAGGCGCCACATTCAACAGAGCCATATTCAATATGTTGCAAGAACAAATTGGCCACACCGTGGAAGCCTACATTGACGACCTCGTTGTCAAGAGCCAGAAGGAATCTAACGACCTCCAAGATTTAGCGGAAGTCTTTGAAATCCTTAAACTACACAAGCTATGACTAAACCCTGAAAAGTGCGTGTTCGACGTGAGCGCTTGGAAATTCCTTGGACACCTAGTCACCCGACATGGTATTGAAGCCGACCCTAACCAGATAAAGGCCGTTAAAGACTTGTgcccaccaaggacaatcaaggaagtacaaaggctcactgggatggcagcggctctgaACCGGTttatcagcaaatcctcagacaaatgctacgcattcttccatgccttgaaAGGCAAGAGTCGACACAGTTTTAAATGGACCATGGATTGCGACTCCGCCTTGACCGAACTTAAAGAATACTTAAGCTCGGCCCCTCTACTTGTGAAACCAAAGGAGTACGAGACCTTGTACCTATACCTTGTCGTCTCCGCCCACACAGTCAGTTCAGCTTTGGTACGGCGAGTGGGCACAGATGACTTGCccatctacttcacaagcaaaACACTCCTCCCAGTGCAAACACGATATCTACCACTTGAGAAATTGGCACTCGCTCTCGTCTCGGCAGCCAGGAAACTCCTCCCTTACTTCCAATCCCACACCATAACTGTTTTAACAGAGCACCTCTAAAAAGCCTCTTCCACAAGGCTGATCTCTCCAATAGGGTCTCTAAATGGACAGTCGAATTAGCAAACTTCGACATCCGTTTCGAGCCACGAACGACAATTAAGGGTCAAATTCTCGCTGACTTCATCGCAGAATTAACACCGAAAGGTACGGATACTCTCAACACTCCCACTCCTCAACCTATCACAGAATCAACAAAAGTACCAATGCCTTGGCAACTCTTTCATGGTGACAGCTGGCGACTACATGTCGACGGGGCTTCCAACAGCAATGGGGCCGGAGCAGGAGTTGTCTTAGTTTCCCCTTGTGGCACACTTCATGAAAGCTCTCTAAGCATCGACTTCCCCACCACCAATAATGAAGCTAAATACGAAGCCATCCTTGCTGGCTTATGCTCCGCAGTTGCGATGAAAGTTTCCGATCTTGTTGTCCATTGTGACTCCCAACTCACAGTTAACCAAGTACTTGGGGACTATGAGGCTCGGGACCCGCAAATGTCAAAATACCAGGCAACGGCAACCGAACTCCTCACGcacttcaagaatttcaaaatcgaATAGATCAACCGTGAACACAACGCGCATGCAGACGCACTTGCCGGCCTTGCCTCAGCTTCTAAGGCCTCTGAATTTAGGACTATCAACTTCGGCAGTATCGACCACCCAAGCTTTGACACCACTCCAGAGGTCCTCAATGTCGAACTCGGtccaagctggatggacgagatcatTACGTTTCTCAAGCATGACACTTTACCAGtagacaagaaggaagcttaccGCATCAGGAACaaagccgcttactactggctctcCGAAAGTGGCCAACTCTATAGGAAATCTTTCTCGAGCTCTTATCTCCTCGTTGTCCACCTAACCCAGGTACCGAAAATTCTCACCGAACTTCACTCAGGTAGCTGTGGTTGCCACTCTGGCCCGTTCACTCTGCCAACACGCAATAAGTCAAGGAtacttttggaagaacatgaagaaagactgcgggGAAGTCGCCCACAAATGCCGACCATGCCAACTTTTCTCCCCTATCCCAAAGCAACCAGCCCAGAATCTTTCCCCCATCATaagtccttggccctttgcacaatgggggcttgaTATTGTGGGAAAGCTACCAACGGCCCCTAGAGGCTTCAAATTTCTGATCACAGCAACAGAttacttctcaaaatgggtagaggcTGAACCTCTGGCAACAATCACTGAAGCCGACATAAGAAGATTCGTCTGGAGAAACATCGTCACTAGATTCGGTGCCCCCTACGAAATTGTCTCAGACAATGGAAGCCAATTCGTCGGCAAAGACTTAACCATTCTCTGTGCCAAATTTGGtatacgcttcttcaactctactCCAGCTTacccacaaggaaattgccaagTTGAGGCCACAAACAAGACTGTCTGTGCCGAGATCAAGCATCGGCTAaactccaaaagaggaaaatgggctgaggaACTGCCACGTGTTCTttgggcttaccgttctacCCCGAGGCGCTCAACAGGCCAAACGCCCTTCtcaatggcattcggcatggaggccGTAATCCCACTAGAGTCCAGGTTCCCCACTCTGAGAATAGAGAACtttgatccaaagactaatGATGAAGCCGTAGAGCAGGAACTGGTCTTGGCAGAAGAGAAGCGCGACGATGCTTAGCTAAAGCTCACCGAGTACCAACAGCAAGTGGCAAAAGGCTACAACTGAAGTGTCCGAACCAAGACGTTCAAGCCAGATGACTTAGTTCGGCGAAAGGTGGAGCAagctagcaagaagcagaaATTCAAGCCCAACTAGGAGGGTCCCTTTCGTGTTGTCAAAATTGCTAGTGAAAGTGCTTACGTACTAGAAGACATGAATGGAAAGATCCTCaccaacccatggaatgcacaaaACTTGAAAAAGGCATACATGTGACAAACATTTTCCAAGAATGGCTTCGGCGCCATTTTCTACTTTACTTCAATTTTAGTATGGCTTCGGCCCCTCAGTTTTTTTCTCTCATGTACTCCCCACATTTATCAATACAAAGAAGAATCTTGTTTGGTAATTGATGTCTTCTGCATTTTTGGCTTGATTTCACTAACACAATTCACTCTCGGCAAACTCTACCACAAACAAACATTgacttcggtcacacccacaaacggctttTACGCCCCCAGTTTGGCCATAATCGCTacccaaagaagcaaaaatagGACATATGGTCCACCAAACCTAAGGCACACATTACGGCTGGAACTTAGACTTTGGTTCGGTTTGGCAAGACAGTAAGGTCGGCCAACGCCAGGTTATACTCAcgctttggtgagcaaaccactcATAAACGTCCCACATCTCAAGCATTAAACACCTTGACTAGGGGCTGGCACCGTGCCCGAAGCCCAACAGCAAGTAATGGCACCCACAACTTTTGGTTACCAACCTATGCATTATATAATAACCTGGCAAAATAGCCTAAGGCAATGCCAAGCTCGGCCACCTATCAACTTAGCTTAACCTTCCTACTTTGGTCAAGGCTCGCCTACAATCCAACAACAAAAGTCCGACAAGTTCCTACTTTATATCCACGACCAACTACTCAACCGAACCCAGACCAAACTGGGGGCTACAGACAACTACCACCCAGACTAGCAAACCTACAAAATTGTCCCAAGAGCCAGAATAGATCAATCAAGTTCGGCAACATTGAAACATCGAGAAAAGGTAAACAAACCATTCATATATTCAAAGGAAGCAAGTGTTGAAGAAAAACCCTAAAGCTAGGAGGTATGGCATGGTAAATCATTCAGTACCGAACTCTGACAAACTATTACATTAGGTACGACAAAATCCAAGCTCGGATCCGTCCAGTCCAAAAGGTTCCAAATTCAAACTAACAATCCAAGAAAGTTGACAGACTATTTAAACTTGAGCAGTGTCCTCAGCAACTACATCAGCCTTGCCCTCGGCATTTTTATTGACATTCATCGTCTCACACCCTACATCCTCGGCTGCCTTCCCACCTTCAACCTCGCCAATCTTGTGCCCAACAACCCCATCTCCACCTTCGACATCATCACCAGAGATGTCTTCAATCTCTTCTTCACTTTTTGGGAATTCCTCGGGAGGAAGCGGCGCACATTCCTCTTCTGTATATGGCAGGACGAGCTTAGAAACAACAGGTGCAGGAATCGACTTGTACAAGTTGGAGTCAGATTCCAGTTGAAGTGCGTTAGCAGCAGCAGCCACGCCATCCTTGTAACCCTTACTATAAGCAATAGGCATCCTCTTCTCCACTTCCTCATTCACCATCTTCCGAGCATCTCTGATGTACTCGGCACCGGCTCGGTCGAAACCAGCCTGATAGGCCTTCCCATCCACCtctttcatcttcctcttctcttttctcaGCACCGTTCCAAGCTCGCATTCGGCGACTTTTACTTTGCCTTCAGCCTTATCCCTCTCATTCTCCATCTCCACCAACCGAGCCTTCGCCGCTTTCAAACTAGACTTCAACGTC
This region includes:
- the LOC131306792 gene encoding uncharacterized protein LOC131306792, with amino-acid sequence MAAALNRFISKSSDKCYAFFHALKGKSRHSFKWTMDCDSALTELKEYLSSAPLLVKPKEYETLYLYLVVSAHTVSSALVRRVGTDDLPIYFTSKTLLPVQTRYLPLEKLALALADLSNRVSKWTVELANFDIRFEPRTTIKGQILADFIAELTPKGTDTLNTPTPQPITESTKVPMPWQLFHGDSWRLHVDGASNSNGAGAGVVLVSPCGTLHESSLSIDFPTTNNEAKYEAILAGLCSAVAMKVSDLVVHCDSQLTVNQINREHNAHADALAGLASASKASEFRTINFGSIDHPSFDTTPEVLNVELGPSWMDEIITFLKHDTLPVDKKEAYRIRNKAAYYWLSESGQLYRKSFSSSYLLVVHLTQNMKKDCGEVAHKCRPCQLFSPIPKQPAQNLSPIISPWPFAQWGLDIVGKLPTAPRGFKFLITATDYFSKWVEAEPLATITEADIRRFVWRNIVTRFGAPYEIVSDNGSQFVGKDLTILCAKFGIRFFNSTPAYPQGNCQVEATNKTVCAEIKHRLNSKRGKWAEELPRVLWAYRSTPRRSTGQTPFSMAFGMEAVIPLESRFPTLRIENFDPKTNDEAVEQELVLAEEKRDDA